A segment of the Oncorhynchus nerka isolate Pitt River linkage group LG19, Oner_Uvic_2.0, whole genome shotgun sequence genome:
CTATATGAAGCTGAACAATGACGCTGAACAGAGACACCCAAGCGGAGGAAAAGCTAAGCACTAACATTAAAACACACATCCCTTCATATCGGAGTCTTTTCAGTAGGAGTTGtctcctatctatctatctatctatctatctatctatctatctatctatctatctatctatctatctatctatctatctatctatctatctatctatctatctatctatctatctatctgtctatctatctatctatctatctatctatctatctatctatctatctatctatctatctatctatctatctatctatctatctatctgtctgtctgtctgtctgtctgtctgtctacttctCCTCTATCACTCTTTTTCTCGCCCTCTATCTTTTCTCCCCTCGTTCAATCATGCAGGTGAAATagtccctctctatctatctatctatctatctatctatctatctgtctgtctgtctgtctgtctgtctgtctgtctgtctgtctgtctgtctgtctgtctgtctgtctgtctgtctgtctgtctgtctgtctgtctgtctgtctgtctgtcttttctccCCTCGTTCAATCATGCAGGTGAAATAGTCCCTCTCAGACGTAGTCTTTCTTGTCGTATCCCGCTGCGCCCCCACTCACGCTGCGAGGGGCGGAGTAGGCCATGCGGGGGGGCTTGTACCTCTTCTCCTCCCTGGGGGGGCAGGAGCAGCACAGCATGGCTCCTCCAATAAGGAGCAGGGCCGCCGACCCCCAGCCGATGTAGAGTGAGGCTCCCAGCTCCCTCCTCTGGGCCTCGACCAAAAGGGGGTTGTAGAAGTCTCGGATGATGGTGTTGGCCGACCAGGAGACAGGGATGAGGACGAGGATACCGGCCAGGATGAAGAAGATTCCGGAGATGATCATGACTTTAGCTTTGGAGGATTCGTCATCGATGCAGTTGGTGCACTTGGCTCCGACGATGGAGACCATCACCCCTAGAATCCCCAGGACAATAGCGATGACAGTCATGGCTCTGGCAGCCTGAAGGTCCTGAGGTAAGGCCAGCATGGAGTCATAGATCTTACACTGCATCTGTCCCGTGCTCTGGGTCACACAGTTCATCCATAACCCTTCCCAGATGGTCTGGGCTGTAATGATGTTGGCTCCGATGAAGGCTGTAACCTTCCACATGGGCAAAGCACAGACCACGATGCCCAGGATGAATCCTATGACTCCCAGGGCGATGCCCACAATCTCCATGCCCATCGACATGCTGGCTTCCTGGGGGCGTCTCTCTTATACACCTGATCTACCTGGAGAAATGAGGATATGACTCAATTAAGGAATTCTAGAACCTCCTGAAATTCCAGAATTCAGCACAAAGAATGAACAGAGGATTCAGTCCAGCACTTTGTCCTAGGTTCTTTGTGTTCTGTTTTCTTCCTGTTGATGGCCCTGTGTATGaccactcccttctctctctctctctctctctctgtgtgtggcggGTGTGATGTAGCTAAGTGATGCTGCCACGGAAACTGACATCTTTTATAGTCTAGTGGAGGCAggtaaggatggagggaggagtccCCTGGTGATGATGTCACAGGGTGGCAGAACAGGTTGCTGAATGCTCTTCACAAAAACAACACCTgcccatagaggaggaggagaagggagaagaggaaggagagatgagaggagggagggagccagAGGGGAGAGTTTCACCTGTAATCTGACTCCCTCTTGACTATTTGTTCCAGTAACATAGGGACAGACAGCGCATTGACAATTACCCAGGCCTTACCTGCTCTCAGTTCATGCCTTTCTGAAGAACAAATACCCTCTAAATGTTTGAAACAAGTGCGCTAAATCATGTCCTCTGACTGGATGTACTCTGTACCTTAGAGGTAATGGCTGGTACAGCTGGTGTCATCCTAATGGTTTGAACGTTTCACACAAAGACACATGGACGGGAAACAAATTTTGTTGGTTTGACAACAAACATTAGGCCAGTCAATCTCTCCccgccatacacacacacacacacacacacacacacacacacacacacacacacacacacacacacacacacacacacacacacacacacacacacacacacacacacacacacacacacacttctcatcCCCTCCCTGTAGGTAAGCCAGAGAGGGTAACAGTAGCTCATAGTGATACGTTCTACAGAGTCTGTTGTCCTCACTGAGTGGTTGGGCCTGTGACTACCTATAAGCTTTACTGTGACTACCTATAGGCTTTACTGTGGTTACCTATAAGCTTTACTGTGACTACCTATAGGCTTTACTGTGACTACCTATAGGCTTTACTGTGGTTACCTATAAGCTTTACTGTGACTACCTATAGGCTTTACTGTGGTTACCTATAAGCTTTACTGTGACTACCTATAGGCTTTACTGTGGTTACCTATAATCTTTACTGTGACTACCTATAAGCTTTACTGTGACTACCTATAGGCTTTACTGTGACTACCTATAGGCTTTACTGTGGTTACCTATAGGCTTTACTGTGACTACCTATAAGCTTTACTGTGACTACCTATAGGCTTTACTGTGGTTACCTATAGGCTTTACTGTGACTACCTATAGGCTTTACTGTGAATACCTATAGGCTTTACTGTGACTACCTATACGCTTTACTGTGACTACCTATAGGCTTTACTGTGGTTACCTATAGGCTTTACTGTGACTACCTATAGGCTTTACTGTGACTACCTATAGGCTTTACTGTGACTACATATAGGCTTTACTGTGACTACCTATACGCTTTACTGTGACTACCTATAGGCTTTACTGTGACTACCTATAGGCTTTACTGTGACTACCTATAAGCTTTACTGTGACTACCTATAAGCTTTACTGTAACTACCTATAGGCTTTACTGTGACTACCTATAGGCTTTACTGTGACTACCTATAAGCTTTACTGTGACTACCTATAAGCTTTACTGTGGTTACCTATAGGCTTTATGACTTCacatagaaacaaacacacacaccaaggcaGATCAACGAGATCTCGTCGTTTCCCTTCAAAATGTGAGTTTGCGCTCAGTGCTGGGCCATCATTTAGAACAAACGTGTGAGCGCCAAGGAAGGCATATATCGCTGTTCTCAGGACCTTTCCTGAAATCAAAGTATGTTTCTAGTGATCAGGCTGGGCAGATACACTCAGGGCTCttttttaacaaacctaacacaaCCAGTACATTTTAGCGCTGACAAAAGCGTTATAGGTTTGGGGGTGTCAAATAATTTTTTGCTGTTTCTATGCTTGGTTTTTAATCAAATTTAACAAAATTGGGGGAAACCAATTGAGATGTATATGCACAAATGGCACATCTCTCCTTCCATGGGAACTGTGCTTCATGGCTCTATAGGCTGCGCTTCCATTCTCAAAATCCATGCCATTACCATTAAGAGCTTATTTTCGTGGGTCTTAAAACTTCCCATTAGTGCTGCTTGAAATTGTCACTTTTGCTcatgtttttaaggacacacTTCAAATATTGCCACAGGTCAAAAACCAAACCTGGCATATGGGGCTGGAAAATGCCCCAGTTTTAACCTGACAAAATTGCTAAATAACGTGTTTGACACTTACGCCTCCTTAGCGCCAGCCAAAAAAAATAGAGCCCTCAGCCACACTCAcgcaaacaagcacacacacacacacacacacacacacacacacacacacacacacacacacacacacacacacacacacacacacacacacacacacacacacacacacacacacaccacacacacacacacacacacagcaataagCCTCACACTGTGATTCATCTAGGCCTACAGTGTAGCAACgtacacaattacattttatgaTAGTGATTTCTCACAGTAGTTTCTTGGCTCCTTGACTCTAATGGTAATTATTCCGTTGTATAATTCTACCTTTGTTTGTTTCTATGTGAATTAGAATTTATTAATATAAGACAAATATGGAAAAAGGTTGACGTTGCTGTCAGAATTGTTGAGCCACCTTACTATTTATTATGTTGGCCTACTTCCTGCTTCTACGTGGTGACATGGCCGTCCACAGCCAGCAGGTTTCTGTGTCAGTTCCTATAAAGGAATGATTATGCGGGAAAACATTCCCAGATCCCTGAAAACCTGAAAAACTGCCCTGTGAGTAAAtatgaccacagagagagagagagagagagagagagagagagagagagagagcgagagagcgcccAGACACCCTTAGCATACAAACCATGTACTCATCTCAGTATCAGTTACGAACTCACAGTCTACAGCTTCCTCCATATACCGAGTGACACATTAGAAATACCATGAAAAATTTCACTCACACTTTGTAGAATAAAGTCAGTTGTTTTCTGTCATAACTGTCAATAACTAATGTTCAGTTAACTCAATTTGCTGTTTTGGCCTTAGCTGTCGGTGAAGCACTAAAGCAGATGAATAGCGTTGAGTTAAAGTGGGTACGTATTTGTATTGTGTTAAGGATGTCACATGTTGTGATGGTGCTTTCATGtgtaaagaaaaagccatatctcagactggccaataaaagtaaacccaaatgctgatgcttcagaaactcaactagtctaaagaaggccagttttattgcttctttaatcagaacaaccgttttcagctatgctaacataattgatcaattagccttttaaaatgacaaacttggattagctaacacaacgtgccattggaacacaggagtgatggttgctgataatgggcctctgtacgcctatgtagatattccataaacaatctgccgtttccagctacaatagtcatttacaacattaacaatgtctacactgtatttctgatccatttgatgttattttaacagacaaaaaatgtgcttttctttcaaaaacgaggacatttctaagtgaccccaaacttttgaacggtagtgtacatgtacatactacctcaattagcccgacatATGTCTCCGGTCTGATTGAGCCTGCATTCCATAGGCAAGATATGGTGTATGTTTAGAGCCTAGAGGAGCAGAACAGAGGCCTCAGTTTTCCTAATTGTCCTGATCTCTGGGAAACTAAGACAAGGTGGGGTTAATAATAACACCAGAGGCAGGTGACAAGGAGATGAACCCAGAGTGGCTTATGATGTCCCTGCATGGGAAGGGTGAAGTCAGCCACGGTTGAAGAATTTTTAGGTTTGTTATTTAAAGACCCGGTATTCTCTGTATGATTCAAGCACTCGGTCCGACAGTCAAGACTGTTGGATTAACggcttcattattgcaataattaatcgatattaaataaagatgattgtttgaagaaatgaccaagtctctctcagtactgaattTCCACAACATTCTGTTGAGGCatggcccctcactggccaatcagaacgtgctccatggtgaaatatgtggttgcttcagGTTGTGTATTTACGGTCTTCTATGTATTGCCTTGGAATCAATTCCAATTCCAATGTTATTCTGTTATAGTTTGTTAAATGGCTTacagaaacaaaataacaaaatgtagatGTATCTTTGCTAAATACGTTAACGTGAACCATCATTGTTCTACAGTgcccttcggaaagtattcagaccccttaaccttTTAcacagttacagccttattctaaaatttataacattttttcccccctcattaatctatacacaatatcccat
Coding sequences within it:
- the LOC115147081 gene encoding claudin-3-like produces the protein MSMGMEIVGIALGVIGFILGIVVCALPMWKVTAFIGANIITAQTIWEGLWMNCVTQSTGQMQCKIYDSMLALPQDLQAARAMTVIAIVLGILGVMVSIVGAKCTNCIDDESSKAKVMIISGIFFILAGILVLIPVSWSANTIIRDFYNPLLVEAQRRELGASLYIGWGSAALLLIGGAMLCCSCPPREEKRYKPPRMAYSAPRSVSGGAAGYDKKDYV